The DNA sequence GCAGCGTGCAGCGGTCGCGCGGCTGGTCGCGCATGCCGTCGCCGAAGATCTCGAGCGTCTGAACGTGGACGACGTAGTCCGCGGCGAGGTCATGGCGGAACACGCCGTTTCGCCCGCATCGAGGACACGATTCGACGACGCCGTCCTCGACGCCGCGGCCCGCCGGCATCCCGGTGAAGTCTTCCAGAGTAATCGTGGGACGCTCCATGCGGCACCTCCGGAACGCGGCGGTTGCAATTCGCGAGCCGGCGCGTTTCGAAACGTATCCCCATGGAACGAATGTTGCACTGCGTTCGCCCGGAGGTAATCAACGGATGGCCGAGACCATGACCCGAACGGCGGTCGATCAACTGAACTCTCTGCTTCGCGGCGAAATCTCGGCCGCGGAGACGTATCGGATCGCGATCGAAAAGGTCGAACCGGGGCGCGCGACCGAGCTCGCGAGCCTGCGCGAGATCTCCCGCGAGCACGGCGAGCACGCGCAGAAGCTCCGCGAGGAGATCCGGAGGCTCGGGGGCGAAGCCGACGATGCGTCCGGCGCGTGGGGAGCGTGGGCGAAAACCGTCCAGGGGGTCTCCTCCCTGTTCGGCGATGCCTCCGCGCTGAAGGCGCTGAAGGAGGGGGAGGAGCACGGGCTCAAGGACTACCAGGACGCCGTCGACGAGCTCGACGCGTCCTGCCGACAGCTGATCGTCGAGACGATGATCCCCGCGCAGCAGCGTCACATCGACATTCTCGACGCGATGATCGACCGGTCATGAGGAAAGGAGATCTCGTCGTCATGAAGACGCCGGCGAAGGACGACACCGTTCGGCAGCTCGCCCAGCTGCTCGCAGCCGAGGCCGCGACCGTGAGCATCTACCGCGACGCGAGCCGGAGCGTTTCCGACGGCGACCTGGCTCGACGGTTGACGGCGATCGCCGACCGGCACGCCGATCAGGCTGCCGAGCTCCGGCGGCAGATCGCGAGGCTTTCCGGAGGCTCCGGGCCGTCGGTCCCGGCCGCGGAATCGTGGTCGAAGCTCTCGGAGGTGACGGGCTCGTTCCTCACGGGACCCGCCGGATGGAAGAGCCTTCGCGAGCGCGAGCGCCTCGGCCTGAAGAGCTATCGCGAGGCGCTCGACCGAGTGGACCGTCCCGCCCGGGAGGTTTTCCTCGGCTCGCTGATCCCGGCGCAGTTCCGGAACGTCTGCGCCTGGAACGAACGTGTTCCC is a window from the Thermoanaerobaculia bacterium genome containing:
- a CDS encoding DUF2383 domain-containing protein, coding for MAETMTRTAVDQLNSLLRGEISAAETYRIAIEKVEPGRATELASLREISREHGEHAQKLREEIRRLGGEADDASGAWGAWAKTVQGVSSLFGDASALKALKEGEEHGLKDYQDAVDELDASCRQLIVETMIPAQQRHIDILDAMIDRS